In Rosa chinensis cultivar Old Blush chromosome 1, RchiOBHm-V2, whole genome shotgun sequence, a genomic segment contains:
- the LOC112182328 gene encoding uncharacterized protein LOC112182328, producing MMGERGGPYCSKNSKKTDDYCADESGRLLSTSRAGCILGGFDIRALIILIILIPTCIFGIYAHGQKVSYLLRPLWESAPKPFHDIPHYYHENASMSHLCRLHCWGIREYPRRVYDAVLFNNEIDILTMRWKELYPYVTKFVLLESNSTFSGIIKPLYFARNLDQFDFVEPRLVYGRVGRTSKKGENPFVEEAYQRRVLDFLLQEKAGITDDDLLIMSDVDEIPSRHTINLLRWCDDIPQVLHLRLKNYLYSFEFLVDNNSWRASVHRYQENVTKYAHFRQTDDILADAGWHCSFCFRRISEFIFKMKAYSHNDRIRFNKYLNPKRVQDVICKGADLFDMLPEEYTFKEIIGKMGPIPHSYSAVHLPAYLLENADKHKFLLPGNCERQS from the coding sequence ATGATGGGCGAAAGAGGAGGTCCTTACTGCTCTAAGAATTCTAAGAAGACTGACGATTACTGCGCTGATGAATCAGGTAGACTATTAAGCACGTCAAGAGCTGGCTGCATTCTCGGTGGCTTTGATATAAGAGCTCTCATAATTCTCATTATCCTCATTCCAACCTGCATTTTTGGCATATATGCGCATGGACAGAAGGTTTCATACTTGTTGCGACCATTATGGGAATCAGCACCCAAACCTTTCCATGATATCCCACACTATTATCACGAGAATGCGTCCATGTCTCACCTCTGCAGACTTCACTGTTGGGGCATCCGCGAGTACCCTAGGCGTGTATATGATGCTGTGTTGTTCAATAATGAGATAGACATCCTTACAATGCGATGGAAAGAACTGTATCCTTACGTAACTAAATTTGTTCTCCTAGAGTCAAATTCAACGTTTTCTGGAATTATCAAGCCTTTGTATTTTGCAAGAAATCTGGATCAGTTCGACTTTGTTGAACCCCGGTTGGTTTATGGGAGGGTTGGAAGAACATCCAAGAAAGGAGAAAACCCATTTGTGGAAGAGGCATATCAGCGAAGAGTATTGGACTTTCTCCTCCAAGAAAAAGCTGGTATTACCGACGATGACTTGTTGATAATGTCTGATGTTGATGAGATTCCAAGCAGACACACTATCAATCTCCTGAGGTGGTGTGATGATATTCCTCAAGTTCTTCATCTTCGGCTGAAGAACTATCTTTATTCCTTCGAGTTTCTTGTGGACAACAACAGTTGGAGGGCCTCAGTACACAGGTATCAAGAGAATGTGACCAAATATGCTCACTTTCGCCAGACAGATGATATCCTGGCAGATGCAGGGTGGCATTGCAGCTTTTGTTTTCGCAGAATCAGTGAGTTCATATTTAAGATGAAGGCATACAGTCACAATGATCGTATCAGATTTAACAAGTATCTAAACCCTAAAAGAGTTCAGGATGTAATCTGCAAGGGAGCCGATTTGTTTGACATGCTTCCAGAAGAGTACACATTCAAGGAAATCATTGGCAAAATGGGCCCTATTCCTCATTCCTACTCAGCTGTTCATCTCCCAGCATATCTATTGGAGAATGCAGACAAGCATAAATTCCTGTTGCCTGGGAATTGCGAAAGGCAAAGCTAG
- the LOC112182336 gene encoding salt stress-induced hydrophobic peptide ESI3, translating into MGSETFLEVILAILLPPVGVFLRYGCGVEFLICLLLTVLGYIPGIIYAIYVLVG; encoded by the exons ATGGGTTCAGAAACTTTCCTAGAAGTGATCTTGGCCATACTTCTTCCACCTGTTGGGGTCTTCCTTCGTTATGGCTGTGGA GTAGAGTTCTTGATATGTTTGTTGCTGACTGTATTGGGATATATACCAGGGATTATATATGCAATATATGTACTAGTGGGATAG
- the LOC112181430 gene encoding uncharacterized protein LOC112181430, whose protein sequence is MDDRKKLDGFRLFNTVSPQDSQDLETNSPFNIRKSLAWDSAFFTNPGVLEPEELLQTTSSGATGNAVNLLGNEEEILLPSESLEPERTRKFESCSYRKSLAWDNAFYTCPGVLDPEELSIVNKGFKKSESQQLPAIREVWRSTESKSTTDGGSSALASLEFELFGDKMLSMQKPASLKLKRGRGLQNVHSTKKTDASSRVKMKASASQRQNLNNQPERILKEVFVSSQRQLAAGSGKFIPTASLKQPKLFSGVSHSSTAATKRYSLGGNYVKMGTAKAARVAGQCSTLSKKPCLRASSSIVTHSPTPSPKSPSSSSPAAKDTSESPMNSRRKFNYSLDDFAANGITMSSPLRSTKNNKDELESSCQDSCKLFTLKSTIYASSAASLDGWSSESSSSSMSQRSISSQISFGSDASQASDTVHCGGQENQETSLPNQNMKPSGLRVPSPKIGFFDEEITLVQARGSMHFHSLVPSRVSQNGGAKLYGKLKPPRNFDGKNNVQKVLNRVNKECTKENEEPNIHCPGENMCSGQDNSDGYNTYYFKNQIEGLTEQVGIIDLGCDVVMELRPDKNTFHA, encoded by the exons ATGG ATGACAGAAAGAAGCTTGATGGGTTTAGACTATTCAACACTGTGAGTCCACAAGACAGCCAAGACTTAGAAACCAATTCCCCATTTAATATCCGAAAGAGTTTGGCTTGGGACAGTGCCTTCTTCACAAAtccag GAGTGTTGGAACCTGAAGAGCTGCTTCAGACTACGAGTTCTGGAGCTACAGGCAATGCAGTTAACCTACTTGGAAATGAGGAAGAAATACTATTGCCTTCGGAGTCTTTGGAGCCTGAAAGAACCAGAAAATTTGAGAGCTGTAGTTATCGAAAGAGCTTAGCTTGGGATAATGCCTTTTACACTTGTCCAG GGGTTTTGGATCCTGAGGAATTGTCTATAGTAAACAAAGGATTCAAGAAATCTGAGTCGCAGCAACTTCCTGCCATTCGAGAAGTTTGGCGGTCCACGGAGTCAAAGTCTACAACAGATGGCGGCAGTTCTGCTTTGGCAAGCCTAGAGTTTGAACTTTTTGGGGACAAAATGTTATCTATGCAGAAGCCAGCTAGTCTGAAACTGAAAAGAGGAAGGGGATTGCAAAATGTCCACT CCACGAAGAAAACTGATGCTTCGTCTCGGGTGAAG ATGAAAGCCTCAGCATCCCAAAGGCAAAATCTTAATAATCAGCCAGAAAGGATTTTAAAGGAGGTTTTTGTTTCCTCACAAAGACAG CTTGCTGCTGGAAGTGGGAAATTCATCCCAACAGCATCTCTTAAACAACCAAAGTTATTTAGTGGCGTTAGTCACTCTTCAACAGCTGCTACCAAAAGGTACTCTTTGGGTGGAAACTATGTCAAGATGGGAACTGCAAAGGCTGCACGTG TTGCAGGACAATGTTCGACTCTTTCAAAGAAACCTTGCTTGAGAGCTTCATCCAGTATCGTCACTCATAGTCCTACACCATCCCCAAAATCGCCTTCATCAAGTTCTCCAGCTGCCAAAGACACTAGTGAATCTCCAATGAACTCAAGACGAAAATTTAATTATTCACTTGACGATTTTGCTGCCAATGGCATAACCATGAGCAGTCCTTTAAGATCCACAAAGAACAACAAAGATGAACTCGAAAGTTCTTGTCAGGATTCTTGTAAATTGTTCACACTAAAGTCTACCATTTACGCCTCCTCTGCTGCTTCTCTTGATGGCTGGTCCTCAGAATCATCATCGTCATCCATGAGTCAAAGATCTATCAGCAGTCAGATTTCTTTTGGGAGCGATGCCTCTCAGGCATCAGATACTGTGCATTGTGGTGGACAGGAAAATCAGGAAACAAGTCTCCCAAATCAGAATATGAAGCCCTCAGGTCTCCGAGTGCCATCACCGAAGATTGGCTTTTTTGACGAG GAGATTACTTTGGTGCAAGCAAGGGGTAGCATGCATTTTCATTCTCTTGTGCCAAGCCGAGTGTCTCAAAATGGAGGTGCAAAGCTATATGGGAAGCTTAAACCTCCAAGAAACTTTGATGGGAAGAATAATGTGCAGAAGGTGCTCAATAGAGTGAACAAGGAATGCACCAAAGAGAATGAAGAGCCCAATATACATTGTCCTGGAGAAAACATGTGCAGCGGTCAAGATAATAGTGACGGATATAATACATACTACTTCAAAAACCAAATTGAAGGTTTAACTGAACAAGTTGGTATCATTGATCTTGGTTGTGATGTTGTGATGGAGCTCAGACCAGACAAGAATACTTTCCATGCTTAA